Proteins encoded in a region of the Pseudothermotoga elfii DSM 9442 = NBRC 107921 genome:
- a CDS encoding SpoIID/LytB domain-containing protein — MKVLTSFFLIVSVFLFATTFPARISVLLSNELDNAGTTKGYVFNEVKIECLSETSIEAQSFEKGSVVIIKPGANGLLMNDTQINSDSITIKGMIKVLSAKRSYGTPVYEDTILVKMIDKGIILINELDIENYVKYVVPSEVPGWFEKEAIKAQAVLARSRAIADVLKGPKDNFYGAHCDDSTKSQVFNNKEISEIVEKAVEETQGKIMFVNGYPVETVVYFSTSCGFTSNNEEVWSDEQGNFPGAVIPYLRSKPQFGKLLVENKNEEFWNKFFRAFWGIEKELCDFYDRESPWFRWKVTMTREELENVISKGLIAREKADQLLGVDAIRTLQGIPVDINNANFSIGELKDLKIVRRGEGGIVMTLRIVSENGIYEIDKEYNIRFIIRPTKSLTGFNRDIIIERHDGSTYSNYSILPSGYFVFDIDRENGKIKQVTFYGGGNGHGVGMSQYGANYLAKIGKNYQQILKTFYEGKIENIF; from the coding sequence ATGAAAGTACTAACTTCTTTCTTTTTGATTGTCTCCGTTTTTCTATTTGCAACCACTTTTCCAGCAAGAATAAGTGTTTTATTGAGCAATGAATTAGACAATGCGGGAACAACAAAAGGTTATGTTTTTAACGAGGTGAAAATCGAGTGTTTAAGTGAAACATCTATCGAAGCCCAATCTTTTGAAAAAGGATCCGTGGTAATAATCAAACCGGGAGCAAACGGATTGTTAATGAATGATACACAGATCAACTCAGATTCAATAACAATTAAGGGAATGATCAAGGTTCTTTCGGCAAAGCGCTCCTATGGAACACCCGTTTATGAAGACACCATCTTAGTAAAAATGATCGATAAGGGGATAATACTTATAAACGAATTAGACATCGAAAACTACGTGAAATACGTTGTACCAAGTGAAGTACCAGGTTGGTTTGAAAAAGAAGCTATAAAAGCACAGGCAGTTCTTGCAAGAAGTCGCGCCATCGCTGATGTTCTAAAAGGTCCTAAGGATAATTTCTATGGGGCCCACTGCGACGATAGTACGAAAAGCCAGGTTTTTAACAACAAAGAAATTTCCGAAATCGTTGAAAAAGCTGTTGAAGAAACACAGGGGAAAATTATGTTTGTAAATGGATATCCCGTAGAAACAGTGGTTTACTTTTCAACATCATGTGGTTTTACATCAAACAATGAGGAAGTATGGAGTGATGAACAGGGCAATTTTCCAGGTGCGGTTATACCTTATCTCAGGTCAAAACCACAATTTGGAAAACTCTTAGTTGAAAACAAAAATGAGGAATTCTGGAATAAATTTTTCAGAGCTTTCTGGGGCATTGAAAAAGAACTATGTGATTTTTACGACAGAGAGTCCCCATGGTTCAGATGGAAAGTAACCATGACACGTGAAGAACTTGAAAATGTCATCAGCAAGGGTTTGATTGCGAGAGAAAAAGCTGACCAGCTTTTAGGGGTAGATGCAATAAGAACTCTGCAGGGGATTCCTGTAGATATTAATAATGCTAACTTTTCTATTGGGGAACTCAAAGATTTAAAAATTGTCAGAAGAGGAGAAGGTGGAATAGTTATGACGCTCAGGATAGTATCGGAGAATGGAATTTATGAAATAGACAAGGAATACAACATCAGATTCATTATACGCCCGACCAAAAGTCTCACAGGCTTTAACAGGGATATAATCATTGAACGGCATGATGGTTCTACTTACAGTAATTATTCTATACTGCCAAGTGGATACTTTGTATTTGACATTGATAGAGAAAATGGAAAAATAAAACAAGTTACTTTTTATGGTGGAGGAAATGGCCACGGTGTTGGAATGAGTCAGTACGGAGCCAACTACCTTGCCAAAATTGGGAAAAACTATCAACAAATATTAAAAACTTTCTACGAAGGCAAGATAGAAAATATCTTTTAA
- a CDS encoding outer membrane protein assembly factor BamB family protein has protein sequence MKKTLFLMVFLSLSIYAFSKHPFLNHEGFVVILSDLHFPFAKEKVEFLIDQVCEIKPGAVFILGDLTEMGSDYEFSELDKIISRLNSYEIDVYETPGNHDTRWSPRNRKGESGFKGFCIDAGPFEFLGVDTSMYFEHHGHIGILQLQWIETRLKQSEKPVVIMAHHPFGGPANFTDDGWKLMNLINDSNVPVVLVGHGHSYDIKGMYNGAWFQMVGAAKDGWYTVLSWEDGEIFLWALNTDGVCNLIRQIPAGKERRYSQILKVNLRKIGEKGVSLYFETEGIKQITLTINNSIFKKFSDFEKRLEVPVELHNDACIFAKILAEGVDGFTERYIFSDFDSSKLLWKFQASDGVFSNPVCSDGKICFADLSGTVYVLDDYGKLLWKKKFSGPFVSNVVVRGRKLIFGDLMGNLAAYDLETFDEIWSMNFDCPVFSISSGQKNIAVGSGENLYLVDPDCGRIIYKFYMYGTVQSPARFVSPYFLQTSWGGVLSIIDENGKLVKNFAVGAGYETAAPCTPELFDDWIVFTNTSGALHGQNISMKTKRWRKSSLGAGYSSVEKDNSGNAYVSNINGTIYKFNPVDGEILWKSNVDGQIYDSSPRIVGEEMLVVCTIDGNIFFLDLEKGEVLEKLYLGPGFIFSKAYPYKSGVLVASMNGTIAFIDLSK, from the coding sequence ATGAAAAAAACACTTTTCTTAATGGTATTTCTGTCCCTGTCGATATATGCGTTTTCAAAACATCCGTTTTTGAATCATGAAGGATTTGTCGTAATTTTAAGTGATCTTCATTTTCCTTTTGCAAAAGAAAAGGTCGAGTTTCTGATAGATCAAGTTTGCGAAATTAAGCCAGGGGCGGTTTTTATCCTCGGTGATTTGACAGAGATGGGGTCTGATTATGAGTTTTCTGAACTGGATAAGATCATATCCAGATTGAACAGTTATGAAATAGACGTTTATGAAACGCCTGGAAATCATGATACAAGATGGTCACCGAGAAACAGAAAAGGCGAGAGTGGTTTTAAGGGATTTTGTATTGATGCTGGACCTTTTGAATTTCTCGGTGTAGATACATCGATGTACTTTGAGCACCATGGTCATATAGGAATTCTTCAATTGCAGTGGATCGAGACGAGACTCAAACAAAGTGAAAAGCCGGTTGTGATAATGGCCCATCATCCTTTTGGCGGGCCAGCTAATTTTACAGATGATGGCTGGAAATTGATGAACTTGATAAATGATTCAAATGTCCCAGTTGTTTTAGTTGGTCATGGGCACAGCTATGATATTAAGGGTATGTACAATGGTGCCTGGTTTCAGATGGTTGGTGCAGCTAAGGATGGTTGGTACACGGTTTTAAGCTGGGAAGATGGCGAAATATTTTTATGGGCTTTGAATACTGATGGTGTTTGCAATCTTATAAGGCAAATTCCTGCAGGAAAAGAAAGAAGATACTCTCAGATTTTGAAGGTTAATCTGAGAAAGATTGGTGAAAAAGGGGTTTCATTATATTTTGAAACAGAAGGCATAAAACAGATAACTCTCACAATTAACAATTCAATTTTTAAGAAGTTTTCAGATTTCGAAAAGCGGCTCGAAGTACCTGTTGAGTTGCACAATGATGCTTGTATATTTGCAAAGATTCTTGCTGAAGGCGTTGATGGTTTTACTGAACGCTATATCTTCTCTGATTTTGATTCATCAAAGTTGCTATGGAAATTTCAGGCTTCAGACGGAGTTTTCTCAAATCCTGTTTGCTCAGATGGCAAAATATGTTTTGCAGATTTATCAGGCACAGTTTATGTACTCGATGACTATGGTAAATTGTTGTGGAAGAAAAAATTTTCAGGTCCTTTTGTTTCAAATGTTGTTGTAAGGGGTAGAAAACTTATTTTTGGAGATTTAATGGGAAATCTTGCGGCATATGATCTTGAGACTTTTGATGAAATATGGTCCATGAATTTTGATTGTCCGGTTTTTTCTATATCATCCGGGCAAAAAAATATAGCTGTTGGAAGTGGTGAAAATCTGTATCTTGTAGATCCAGATTGTGGAAGAATAATTTATAAATTCTACATGTATGGTACAGTGCAATCACCAGCAAGATTTGTATCCCCTTATTTTCTGCAAACATCGTGGGGAGGTGTCCTTTCGATTATTGATGAGAACGGAAAATTGGTCAAGAACTTTGCAGTTGGAGCTGGATATGAAACAGCTGCCCCATGCACACCGGAATTGTTCGATGACTGGATTGTTTTCACAAATACATCAGGTGCTTTACATGGGCAAAATATTTCAATGAAAACAAAAAGATGGAGAAAATCTTCCCTGGGAGCTGGATATTCTTCTGTGGAAAAAGACAACTCTGGAAATGCGTATGTTTCAAACATAAATGGTACGATCTATAAATTCAATCCTGTAGATGGGGAAATTCTGTGGAAATCAAATGTAGACGGACAAATCTATGATTCATCTCCCAGGATTGTGGGAGAAGAAATGTTGGTCGTTTGCACGATTGACGGTAATATTTTCTTTCTTGATCTGGAAAAGGGAGAGGTTCTGGAAAAGCTTTATCTTGGACCCGGGTTTATATTTTCAAAGGCTTATCCGTATAAATCTGGGGTTCTGGTAGCCTCTATGAATGGAACAATTGCTTTTATCGATTTATCCAAATAA
- a CDS encoding N-acetylmuramoyl-L-alanine amidase: protein MKRRLLLILLSLCSFNLLFASLIGKLIVVDPGHGGKEDRGATGTILEEADINLKVAKYLRELLEECGATVIMTRTSDRTVSLAERANLANRVDADLFVSIHFNSMKNTPNSDFSIAYYSAYSADYARNVADYLIESFKKYVGTSGDAGPGDVYLMREVKVPAVLGEPCHVSNEEREQWLNEEENLKAVAIAYKEAICRLFDSEIPELNLEAVEEINSWDFNIDCSQNIDKAFAFFDKQPLNVEIQQDRLFISVPENISPGKYFLTVYAIGKNGVYSKKYTKWIQFNPPVDSVKIEIFPDRAPAIAGSYYKIDLIPYARRHCVDKEPLSVKVSDGFITKSGNSLIIPYMGIDEVCITVSYEATELTVPLLFSGDTWVEVVSIYSDDGTFLGIIENTGEPVTISYDGYERVIYNQTPVKPVSFKSIRVNRTLEGFLKGKKIIIAASERKESFEKIAQILQNYGCDAEIVIVQSKRDEINLMRRASSVDFIFLISLNINLKPRYETFFLSDEKELDRAIELLKKAGGIG, encoded by the coding sequence ATGAAAAGGCGTTTATTGTTAATTTTGCTTAGTTTGTGCTCCTTTAATCTACTTTTTGCCAGCCTGATTGGAAAATTGATCGTAGTTGATCCCGGTCATGGTGGGAAAGAAGATCGCGGTGCCACTGGAACTATTCTTGAAGAAGCAGATATAAATTTAAAAGTTGCAAAATATTTGCGCGAGTTACTTGAAGAATGTGGTGCAACAGTTATCATGACAAGAACTTCTGACAGGACTGTGAGCCTGGCTGAAAGGGCAAATCTTGCAAACAGGGTTGATGCCGATCTTTTTGTGAGTATACATTTCAATTCTATGAAAAATACCCCTAATTCTGATTTTTCCATAGCCTATTATTCAGCATATTCTGCTGATTATGCAAGAAATGTTGCAGATTATCTTATAGAATCTTTCAAAAAATATGTTGGCACTTCGGGTGATGCTGGACCTGGTGATGTTTATTTAATGAGAGAAGTAAAAGTCCCTGCTGTTTTGGGAGAGCCATGTCATGTTTCCAATGAAGAAAGAGAGCAATGGTTAAACGAGGAAGAAAATCTCAAAGCTGTCGCGATAGCTTATAAAGAGGCCATCTGCCGGCTTTTTGACAGTGAGATACCTGAATTAAACCTTGAAGCTGTTGAAGAAATAAACAGTTGGGATTTTAATATAGATTGTTCTCAGAATATAGATAAAGCTTTTGCCTTTTTTGATAAACAACCACTCAACGTAGAGATTCAGCAAGATCGTTTATTTATTTCTGTGCCGGAGAATATCTCACCAGGAAAATATTTCTTAACAGTATATGCAATTGGAAAGAATGGTGTTTATTCGAAAAAATATACAAAATGGATACAATTCAATCCGCCTGTTGATTCAGTCAAGATTGAAATCTTTCCAGATAGAGCGCCTGCAATTGCTGGTAGTTATTATAAAATAGATCTGATTCCTTATGCAAGAAGGCATTGCGTAGATAAAGAACCATTATCTGTAAAAGTGAGTGATGGTTTTATCACAAAAAGTGGAAATTCCCTGATAATTCCGTACATGGGGATAGATGAAGTGTGTATCACTGTTTCTTACGAAGCCACTGAATTAACTGTACCATTGCTTTTTTCCGGTGACACCTGGGTAGAAGTTGTTTCTATTTATAGCGATGATGGGACATTTCTTGGAATAATTGAAAATACTGGCGAACCAGTAACTATTTCATACGACGGTTATGAGAGGGTTATATACAACCAGACACCGGTAAAACCGGTGAGCTTCAAAAGTATTCGGGTTAACAGAACACTTGAAGGATTTTTGAAAGGCAAAAAAATAATAATAGCTGCATCAGAGCGGAAAGAGAGTTTTGAGAAGATAGCTCAAATCCTACAAAATTATGGATGTGATGCAGAGATTGTAATAGTTCAAAGCAAAAGAGACGAGATAAATCTCATGAGGAGAGCTTCTTCTGTTGATTTCATATTTCTGATAAGCCTCAATATAAATCTAAAACCGAGATATGAAACTTTCTTTCTATCAGATGAGAAAGAGTTAGACAGAGCAATTGAGTTACTTAAAAAAGCAGGAGGTATTGGATGA
- a CDS encoding type 1 glutamine amidotransferase family protein: protein MKKFLIVLALAVLFVPVLADEQQVVGVLMSDYTARWYAELGFSGSDWDYLGEMKRIFDFVKGLGYSCVPVFNRDLELYANPEADPVIKFERIFDMSKIKLLILPNTRRMSPLEIEAVKKFISNGGYVFALAQASFRNHNNSSYDVSTVFALGDIFKVSYSAFAWKPPVHGYIKKVADHPIWEGIDEFVATPRHWAMVVEILEDAAVLGEWYNDDMETPSHMPDVNAAIIEGKNCIYVGEDLFLNPNFDEPMVQLLLANIIDYFMKK, encoded by the coding sequence ATGAAAAAATTTCTGATTGTCCTGGCTCTGGCAGTTTTATTTGTTCCAGTCCTGGCTGATGAACAGCAGGTTGTCGGGGTTTTGATGAGTGATTATACGGCTCGATGGTATGCCGAACTTGGCTTCTCTGGTTCCGACTGGGATTATCTTGGGGAAATGAAACGCATATTCGATTTCGTTAAAGGTCTTGGTTACAGCTGTGTCCCTGTTTTCAACAGAGATCTGGAATTGTATGCCAATCCCGAGGCAGATCCAGTGATCAAATTCGAAAGAATTTTTGATATGAGCAAAATTAAACTCCTTATACTTCCTAACACAAGGCGCATGTCGCCTTTGGAAATTGAAGCTGTGAAAAAATTCATAAGCAATGGTGGCTATGTTTTTGCCTTGGCACAGGCTTCTTTTAGAAACCATAACAATTCTTCCTATGATGTCAGTACTGTATTTGCTCTCGGAGATATTTTCAAAGTTTCGTACAGCGCGTTTGCCTGGAAACCTCCTGTGCATGGCTATATAAAAAAAGTTGCAGATCATCCAATATGGGAAGGGATCGATGAGTTTGTAGCTACTCCAAGGCACTGGGCTATGGTTGTTGAGATTTTGGAAGATGCGGCCGTTCTTGGAGAATGGTACAACGATGATATGGAAACTCCAAGTCACATGCCAGATGTCAATGCTGCGATCATAGAAGGAAAGAATTGTATATACGTCGGTGAAGATCTCTTTTTGAACCCAAACTTTGATGAACCAATGGTTCAGCTGCTCCTTGCAAATATCATTGATTACTTCATGAAAAAGTGA
- a CDS encoding glycoside hydrolase family 10 protein: MARKVNLFLVLLVTTTLMPYPLGIWVVRDQITSIEKINRVIEIAKEVGATRIYVQVVGRADAYYNSEILPKAETLSECSPDFDPLKEIIDLAKISGIKISAWMNVFYAWPFGKKPVSEKHVVNVHPDWITYDQNGKSMLEYASSPEINTPGLFLEPALEDVKKFVSNIAEEIAKNYDVDEIHLDYIRYPYKTFGYHPEAMKIYREWLKKAIQEKKLTNLGEGFDLFRIQQVSDTVKLIYEKVHNYGKKLSAAVFAYYEQDAISQRLQGWLQWLEGEYLDYACLMAYENNRDTVEYYVKYAVKALGAAEKIRVGLGAYKMTENPEKLYEIAKSVVEKYRPDEILIFSFENLLDEKVRKYVADIARLNF, translated from the coding sequence GTGGCACGAAAGGTTAATCTTTTTCTTGTTTTACTTGTGACAACAACTTTAATGCCCTATCCACTTGGCATATGGGTTGTAAGAGATCAAATAACTTCCATAGAGAAAATTAACAGGGTAATAGAAATAGCGAAAGAAGTGGGAGCAACAAGGATATATGTCCAAGTTGTTGGTAGAGCTGATGCTTATTACAACTCTGAAATTTTGCCGAAAGCCGAAACCCTTTCTGAATGTTCGCCAGATTTCGATCCTCTCAAAGAGATAATAGATTTAGCAAAGATTAGTGGAATAAAAATTTCAGCCTGGATGAATGTTTTCTATGCCTGGCCTTTTGGAAAAAAACCAGTTTCTGAAAAACATGTAGTTAATGTTCATCCTGATTGGATAACTTATGATCAAAATGGAAAAAGTATGCTTGAGTATGCATCCTCACCCGAAATAAACACACCTGGTTTATTCCTGGAGCCAGCGCTTGAAGATGTAAAAAAATTTGTGAGCAATATTGCTGAAGAAATTGCAAAAAATTATGATGTTGATGAGATACATCTTGATTATATTAGATATCCCTACAAAACATTTGGTTATCATCCAGAAGCGATGAAGATATATAGAGAGTGGCTAAAAAAGGCTATTCAGGAGAAAAAGTTGACCAATCTTGGGGAAGGTTTCGATCTTTTCAGAATACAACAGGTTTCCGATACTGTTAAGTTAATCTACGAAAAAGTCCATAACTACGGTAAAAAACTGTCTGCTGCTGTCTTTGCTTACTATGAACAAGATGCGATAAGCCAGAGACTTCAGGGGTGGTTGCAATGGTTAGAGGGAGAATATTTGGATTATGCTTGTTTAATGGCTTATGAGAATAACAGAGATACTGTTGAATATTATGTTAAGTACGCTGTAAAAGCGCTTGGAGCAGCTGAGAAAATAAGGGTTGGTCTTGGAGCCTACAAAATGACAGAGAATCCTGAAAAATTATATGAAATAGCAAAAAGTGTTGTAGAAAAATATCGGCCAGATGAGATTTTGATTTTCTCTTTTGAAAATTTGCTTGATGAAAAAGTAAGAAAATATGTGGCGGATATCGCCAGATTGAATTTTTAA
- a CDS encoding carbohydrate ABC transporter permease, with protein sequence MKKIFKLLAIALVLGIWSVSTLFPLYWMAQTSLTPEEDIRQIPPKLFPSRPTLQNFRDLFTYSQIWDWSVNSLLISISITAGSIFVCSLAAYALAKMNFKGKRLLFTAIVSTIMVPPQVTLLPAFLLINKFGLLDTLWAVIIPSLASPYTIFMMRQFMFSISQDYMDAARIDGATEWGIYWRVILPMSKPVIAAASIFTFISSWNAFLWPLIVLNTPSKYPLTVGLATLQRLEMTQFGLQMAGSMVSAIPMVVIFFAFQRYFVKGLMTGGTKG encoded by the coding sequence GGAATATGGTCTGTATCAACGCTTTTTCCTCTTTACTGGATGGCACAAACATCGCTTACTCCAGAGGAAGATATAAGACAAATTCCCCCTAAGCTCTTTCCTTCAAGACCAACTTTGCAAAATTTCAGGGATTTATTCACATATTCTCAAATCTGGGACTGGTCAGTGAACAGTTTGCTTATAAGCATTTCAATCACAGCTGGTTCAATATTTGTCTGCTCCTTAGCAGCTTATGCCCTGGCAAAAATGAATTTCAAAGGAAAAAGATTGCTGTTTACAGCTATAGTTTCCACAATAATGGTTCCACCCCAGGTAACACTTTTACCGGCGTTTCTCTTGATAAATAAATTTGGATTACTTGATACTCTATGGGCTGTAATAATCCCATCACTTGCGAGCCCTTATACAATCTTTATGATGAGGCAATTTATGTTTTCTATCTCTCAAGACTATATGGACGCTGCGAGAATTGACGGAGCTACAGAGTGGGGAATTTATTGGAGGGTAATATTACCCATGAGTAAACCAGTTATCGCAGCTGCTTCCATTTTTACTTTTATTTCATCCTGGAATGCCTTCCTATGGCCATTAATAGTTTTGAACACGCCCTCAAAATATCCTTTGACAGTTGGACTGGCAACATTGCAGAGACTTGAGATGACGCAGTTCGGTTTGCAGATGGCTGGTTCCATGGTCTCCGCTATACCTATGGTTGTTATCTTCTTTGCTTTCCAGAGATATTTTGTGAAGGGATTGATGACAGGTGGCACGAAAGGTTAA